A DNA window from Doryrhamphus excisus isolate RoL2022-K1 chromosome 2, RoL_Dexc_1.0, whole genome shotgun sequence contains the following coding sequences:
- the si:ch211-132p1.2 gene encoding proteinase-activated receptor 4 translates to MVLRKKKMKLFCTLVFIVLLPCVFSLASSPHSAEECSGMSMRLRAFRLKVLCNVTTLKEKQLKDIQAPTAVLYLPVLYLLALVVGLPSNLLALWILIFRTKRLPSTTLLINLTAVDCLLLLALPFRIMYHYRGNHWELGEAFCRVIMAMFYGSMYGSVLCLALVALDRYIALVHPFGAKSLRSQRTAVYMTAAVWVVLLAAMLPLLMSQQTYAVDQLYITTCHDVLPQDEQENFFLPYFSTLFTLCFLLPFLVILFCHCSILRTLLAEGKRYAHAIWVTLLVLLVFIVCLLPSNILLLLTYADSSLDGNGGDLYMPYMLSLAVSTFSSCINPFIFYYVSADFRGKAKSALCCHENPRPPIHLQNKVSCSSTSSGLRSKVTLLSISSLRSVPATRQPLSITNAV, encoded by the exons ATGGTtctgaggaagaagaagatgaagttGTTCTGTACTCTGGTCTTCATTGTGCTGCTGCCGTGCGTCTTCAGCCTGGCGTCATCTCCTCATTCCGCTGAAGAATGTTCTGGCATGTCCATGC GTCTTCGGGCTTTCCGGCTAAAAGTGTTGTGCAACGTGACAACTCTAAAGGAGAAACAGCTGAAGGACATCCAGGCGCCGACCGCCGTCTTGTACTTGCCGGTTCTGTACCTCCTGGCCTTGGTGGTGGGCCTTCCATCCAACCTGCTGGCTCTTTGGATCCTGATCTTCAGAACCAAGCGGCTTCCATCCACTACGCTGCTCATCAACCTGACGGCCGTCGACTGCCTGCTTCTGCTGGCGCTGCCCTTCCGGATCATGTACCACTACCGGGGGAACCACTGGGAACTGGGCGAGGCATTCTGCCGCGTCATCATGGCGATGTTCTACGGGAGCATGTACGGGTCGGTGCTGTGTCTGGCGCTGGTGGCTCTGGACCGCTACATCGCTTTGGTTCACCCGTTTGGTGCCAAGAGTCTACGCAGTCAGCGAACGGCGGTGTACATGACGGCGGCCGTGTGGGTGGTACTCCTGGCGGCGATGTTGCCGCTGCTGATGTCGCAACAGACGTATGCGGTGGACCAGCTGTACATCACCACCTGCCATGATGTTCTCCCCCAAGACGAGCAAGAAAACTTCTTCCTGCCATACTTCAGCACTTTGTTTACGCTTTGCTTCCTGTTGCCCTTCCTCGTCATCCTCTTCTGCCATTGCAGCATCCTGCGCACCCTGCTGGCCGAAGGCAAGCGCTACGCCCACGCCATCTGGGTGACACTTTTGGTGCTGCTGGTCTTCATCGTCTGTTTGCTGCCTAGCAACATCCTGCTCCTGCTCACCTACGCCGACAGCTCGCTGGACGGGAACGGCGGGGACCTCTACATGCCGTACATGCTTAGCTTAGCTGTTAGCACCTTCAGCAGCTGCATCAACCCCTTCATCTTCTACTATGTGTCGGCCGACTTCAGGGGCAAAGCCAAGAGTGCTCTCTGCTGCCACGAAAACCCTCGCCCACCGATCCATCTACAGAACAAAGTGTCCTGCTCATCGACGTCATCGGGCCTGAGGTCAAAAGTCACACTGCTGTCCATCTCCAGTCTGCGTTCGGTGCCCGCGACGAGACAGCCTCTTTCTATCACAAACGCGGTATAG
- the LOC131115799 gene encoding exosome complex component RRP40-like — MLSCLKDKVGTVLLPGDEFSFDTGDTISLTEPVKAEKIVCGPGLRRSGDRLLVSKSGVLRHKQPNMFWMDSQQKRYVPAKAETVIGIVTAKSGDVFKIDVGGSEQASLSYLAFEGATKRNRPNVQVGDLVFGQFIVANKDMEAELVCVDSSGRANGMGVFGGGGLLFRVSLGLVRRLLAPRSELREELEQLFPCEMVVGMNGRLWVKSSSIQRTLIIANLLESCENMTPPQRRQLFRRVAQGAF; from the exons ATGTTGTCCTGTTTGAAAGACAAAGTGGGAACGGTTCTCTTACCGGGAGATGAGTTCTCCTTCGATACCGGCGACACCATTTCGCTGACAGAGCCCGTGAAGGCGGAAAAGATTGTGTGCGGTCCTGGTTTGAGGCGCAGCGGAGACCGGTTGCTGGTGAGCAAGAGCGGAGTCCTGCGGCACAAACAGCCCAACATGTTCTGGATGGACTCCCAGCAGAAGAGG TACGTTCCCGCCAAAGCAGAGACTGTAATCGGCATCGTCACGGCTAAGTCGGGTGACGTTTTCAAAATAGACGTGGGAGGAAGTGAGCAGGCATCTTTGTCCTACTTGGCGTTTGAGGGCGCCACTAAGAGGAACCGCCCCAATGTTCAG GTGGGGGACCTCGTATTTGGACAATTCATTGTAGCCAATAAGGACATGGAGGCGGAGCTGGTGTGCGTGGACAGTTCAGGACGAGCCAATGGGATGGGAGTTTTTGGTGGAGGCGGTCTTCTCTTCAGGGTGTCGCTGGGTCTAGTCAGGAGGCTGCTGGCCCCCCGCAGTGAACTCAGAGAGGAGCTGGAGCAGCTCTTCCCCTGCGAGATGGTCGTCGGCATGAATGGTCGTTTGTGGGTGAAGTCGTCGAGTATTCAGCGGACACTTATCATCGCCAACCTGCTGGAGAGCTGCGAGAACATGACGCCGCCGCAGAGACGCCAGCTTTTCCGGAGGGTGGCCCAGGGGGCCTTCTAG
- the LOC131115851 gene encoding polyadenylate-binding protein-interacting protein 2-like, with protein sequence MKDPRLSHATSNMTLSNDVTLSSLQENPFAEYMWMEHEEEFNRQVEEELWEEDFIERCFQEMLDEEEWEWFVPSRDLPPGNQWQEHHPLLATSSSLNPNAKEFTPGIQKHIM encoded by the exons ATGAAAGACCCGAGATTGAGCCACGCCACCTCGAACATGACCCTCAGCAATGACGTCACGCTGAGTAGCCTTCAGGAGAACCCCTTCGCGGAGTACATGTGGATGGAGCACGAGGAAGAGTTCAACAGACAG GTCGAGGAGGAGCTGTGGGAGGAGGACTTCATAGAGAGATGTTTCCAGGAGATGCTGGACGAGGAGGAGTGGGAGTGGTTTGTCCCATCCAGAGATCTTCCCCCTGGCAACCAGTGGCAGGAACATCACCCACTTTTGGCG ACTAGCAGCAGCCTCAATCCCAATGCCAAGGAGTTCACGCCCGGCATCCAGAAGCACATCATGTGA